Sequence from the Cryptococcus neoformans var. neoformans JEC21 chromosome 1, complete sequence genome:
GCGCAAAGATAAACAAATGAatcgtcatcctcaatgCTAGACATGAACGTGTTGAGGATGACAGGTGTGAGCGACGAATCGTAGTAGGGTTGATATACAAGGTCTTTAAGCATGTTCAACCCATGAGCGCGGACGGGGACAGCCTTATCCTTGATCAATTCCAAAGCCTTATCAAATGCCTCTTTTGAAGATTTTTTCGAATCGGTAGGCGCGCTAGAATTGGCTGAAGCTTGGATTGAGAGAAGGATCAGCATTGCCTCCCGGGTGGCCAAGCGgatagaggaagaaggtgagagTTCAGAGATGACTTCGAGATGGGCGAGGATTGGATGGAGAATGGCAAGATCTTTTTCGCTCAAGGCTTTTTTCACTATTCATCTAGCTCAGCATGATTGCGCCCcgagaggaaaaagaaaagagattCTGACCTTCTTCAGCGGCCAACAACCGACAAGCCAATTCGATCAAACCTCTATTCCCATCAGGCgggacatcatcatccttcttccctttccccttttctCCCCCGACTTCCGTTATCAACGGCTTTTGGTTTGTctcttcagcctcttcatcaatgagatcatcttccaaacaaTCTGCTTGCCCTGAGAGGGTCAATTCAACCCATTCAAGGAGCTGTTCCGGCTCAGTAAACAATTCAGAGCCGAGATGGGTCATGAGCTTCATCGTAAGCTGCAGATGAAGCATAGCCCTGTATAACAAAAACGAAAATACCCATCAGCCTGATTATTCCAAAATCACTCCCACAATGTAAAAAAAACCAAGAACTGCTCACTCGACAGAAGGTTCTTTCTCCATAGGAGACTTGATTCTCCAAAGATGCAACGCCCTAAGGATAACCTGACATGCAATATCAGGTCGGTTGATGTCCTTGATCAATTTGCACAGAAGAGTGGGGTCGGGCATGGCTTCGGTTTGGTCCCGGATACGTTGTGCGATTGCATCGGGGTCGAGCTCGTCCCGGTTtaaagaaggaaagacaaTCTCGGGAGTTATATCCGGGATTCCTTGACTGTAAAGAGGGTTTCAGCACGTATGGTTTAATGAATTTGTGTGGGTGACTTACCTGCCAGACATAAGCCTCACTCCGTCACCTTGTCTCTCCCAGAAAAATTCTGGTACGACCCCGTTCTCATCGGgtttccatcctttccctgCATCAACCAGACTCCATAACCCGATCACCCCGACATCCTTTTCCACAGTCTTACCCCAGCTTGTCAAAATAAATGATACATCATCGGCCAGGGAACGGCTCCGCGACGCATCCAGACTCCCAACAGGACGGATCAAAACTGGATTGGGTgcttgagaagagaagaagaggaatgtATGAAGTGAGAAAAGGGGAGGTAAGATTGAGCCGACAAGAAACTCAACAAAGTCTGGCGAGGCAGGGTTATGGATCAACAAGAGACGTATGTTTTGCACGGAACGCTGGATGGCTAACCAGGAAGTCACCTCGATTGCAGGTCCGTCGGCGGGCGCGAAGAGTGATTTGGGATACCAAGGTGAATGGAGCTTGTTTTTCAACCATTCGCCAATGGAGGGATTAGACCGCCAAAGTCGCTGGATACAATAGCAAGCGGTATTGACATATGCTACCggatgatgagaggaagactCGTCAAGAGGAATCATAGAGAATAATTCTGAGAGAAGCCAGGGATAGTAGATTTCGGGTGTAACTTGGCGAGGAATACGGACAAGCACGTTAAAAATGTGATCGAGCCGTTTGCCTTCGATAGAAGTTACGTCGTCTGTCCTCGCTGTATCACCTAATACATTCTCCATCAAACCTCTTACACCTCCAGGCCTTCGAACTTGGGCAGTTAAGAGACCGTTGATAATTCCTTCTGGGTATTTGGGCCATTCTCGGACCCATCCATTAACCTTGGCATTCTCTCGTCGCCCTTGGACAAGCAACTTGAGGACGTTGACCAAGCTTGAGATGGCATGTCCAGGTGTGAGGGACATcaaagcttgaagaaaTGCCATTCGAAGAAGACCGTAGTGCTCTGCTGGGATTGATGGCGTATATGCAAGGATAAGAGTCGAAAGGAAAACGGGGATGAGGTGGGAAGACAAAAGGCTTTGAGTAATTGCTGTAGGTGAGGTGGGCATGCGGGAACTTGGTCCAGCATCGGGAGCAGGAGGAGTGGCGACCTTGAGCAGTTTGAGAGTAGCTTCAAGGACTTGAGCCAAAGCATTGGCCGTCTCAGCAGGGATTATAGGCAAGGATTCGGCGTATTGTACCGTTAAGGGTAGCAGATAAGAGAAAGTTGTGTGGGATAGCATGAGACGGATCAGACGAAGATCGGCGGTCCCCAAAAGAACTATATTGTATCAGCATATGTCTGGCTAAGATGAGGTTGGGTACCTACAGTCTTTATCTTCCAGACCATCCCTCTGTTCCTTGGGCCAaaactccttctccagccAACTTTGCATAGCTTTCGCCATCGCAAAACACCTCTTGCCCACCACGAACACTAGttcatctctcctcttctttttcctctcctcgctgATGTCCGACCCATCATTGTCTCCTACATGgtccatctcatcatcctccgaCCATTCTGGAATAATGCGCCTCCATTCTTTTGGTAGAGCTTTTGAACACGCTCTGAGACGAGGTAAAAGTTCTGGAGGATTTGAAGGGAGGGCTTTTGGCGgtttgagaaggatgtCTGCAGCTTTGAGGATTTGTTTAAGGGTCGGACTGCCTTGGTGGCCGGATGGGGTAGGCGACCTGGGCATCAGAAGGGGATTGAAGGGGATTTTTAGATGATTTGTATGTACTGTGATTTGAGATGAATCATAAACACCTCAGGCGAGCAATCCACAAAACTGAAATCTCAAACTGGGAACAGGAAAAGATAGGCGGGGAATGTTTTGGGCTGCCTTGCATAATTTGGGGTGCCTTTCCTCATATTGTCTCTAATGATTAAAGCTGCTTTCTATATGCGGAAGCAAATGCTGTAACCATGCCCCTAATGCAGCTGCCTTTAACTGGCCCACAATCGAGGGATCATTTTGGGCTTACATTTCTCGCTCTTCAACGGCATCCAAGTTACCGGTCTTATTAGTTTGTGACATGCAAAGTGTTCTACTTGTCCTTCATTTTGATCTTTTTATTTTCACTTTATTCTCTACCATCAATCCATTTCGAGCATGCCCCATAGACCAAGTCCCAAGCCTCCATCGTCATTGCCGTCCCCTTCACGGCCACAAGAATCACAAATAGAGGTACTCTACAACACGGCCGTTCAATCCTTTGTTAGGCGGGACCATGTCAAGACCCAAGCAACGCTCGCACGGCTGCTCGAGTCTttaaaaaagaagaggattggACCTTATAGAACATGGTACAAACTGGATGGGGCTAAACCTGACAATGAGAATTCGGAAGCAGCTGCGAATGACGACTGGATGGTCAAAACACTCAAGCTGCTCATCAGTTCAACGGCTTCGCTATACGCTGATCCTCCTAACAATACCACAGCTCTTCCTGAGCTCCTGGTCTCTATGTTGCCCCCTAAATCCCCAAAAGAGATTTTATCGTATCTCCAACATCGTTGTATGAGCGCGTATTACTCCAAAGGAGCGACAGCACATCTTCTACCTCCCCAATTGGTATCCACTCTTATCCTGGCGTCTCTCAAGCTTTCACCACAAAGATCTGCATTGGACTTTGCCCATTCAATGACAGAGTCATGGATAGCGTCTTTACCAGACTCTTTGATACTCTCCATTAGCCCTACAAGCTCTTACCGGCCTAAAGACCCAATCGAACGCAAGCGGGTCGAGAGTGCGCGGGAAGGATATTTGAAAGTTGTAGAGCTTTTTATCGGCGAAGTTTTGAGTCGTGAAGAGGAATGGGAGATGGCAAGGGGATTCTTGGAGGGTGAAGTTGTTATGtcttcaaagaagaaagaggtgCGTACTATCATTCCTATCCCCTTCTCTGTCCATACACAGACTAATATCGAATTTAAAAGACACTGTACAAACATCTTAGAACACTTGAATCCAAGGCTTCCCTCCCCTCTCTAGccccatccccttcctcatccctcattctcccttcttcctccgatTCCTTATccattgaagaggaaaaagaaagtaaGATACGCTCCCGATTATCAAGGTCATCAagcacatcatcatccagctCAAGCTCGAGCGAAGCTACCGCTCGTCCCGGTACTTCCCAGAATGGCGGTCTCCTGGGTACAGGTCTCGCTCTAGGCCAAAGAATGGAGCAGCTGAGACAGATACGAAAGGCTGGTAAGGATAGGGGAGAGGAATCACCGCGTCCTGGTTCTATTGCGAGTCAAGCATCAGGGTCTGGTATCTCTGAAAGCACTTATCGCCTTGTCCATTCGAATTTTAGACGCAATTCATCTTCCCGGCGAGGAAATGATGTCCCAACCTCCAGACCAGATAATTTGCACCATATCCTTCAATCTTTGCTCGGTCGCCTACCTACATCCCTATCAACCACTCTCcaatccctctcccccgTCGTTCTGACGGTCATCACTATACCGTTGCCTTTACTTATCATTTTTACCATTATCCGACTCCGTCGATCGAGATTCGCGCGCCAGCAGACGACAGTAGTAGGAGGAGCGAGAGGGGGCTCGCGCAATACGGTATTACAAGTCCAACATCGACTGCAAAGGGTTAGAACTCAGcagagaggatggtgggATTGGGTATTGTGGTATTTGAGATGGTGGTTAGCCAAATTTGCGGGTGTTTGGAAGCTGGGTACGACGATCACGTATGTTTGATCAAGAGTCTATCAGGGTTTTGGCGGGGGAACGCATTGTTTTTTGCACCGGATCGCAACTTTGACAGCGTATGGCTCTTGTAGCAAGTTGTATTGATGCATTATCGAGTAAAAGATATAAAACAAGCAACAATCAGGTGATTAATGTATTGGGAATGGTAGGGTAATGATGTCTCAATGTTCGTACTGAAATGAGTGAAAGGAAAATTTAAATCATAAAAAACCGAATTGACGATAAAATAAGGGagtatgaagaagaaatgtcTTTTGCACTCAAATATCAATTCGAAAAGGAAAGTCCAGCTTGTCGAACAGATGACAATTTGAAAATCTGATTACTCAAATATGGCTTTGAGCTTGGCAGATTCTTCCAGCTTCTGCTTGCGCAGCTGCTGAGATTTTTCAATCCCAAACCCTTCTTCGAAAACAAAGTATACTTCTTCCAATGAAAGTCTATCAATCACAATTAGCAACTTTAACTTGCCTGAACTTGAACTGTAAAATCGCGGAAAGGAAAAACTCACCCGGAAGTCTCAGGATACAGCATCCAACAAAACAACCATCCAATCACACAAAACCCCGCATAAATCCCAAACGCCCCACTTGGCGTTGCAGCATCCATCAAACTCAAAAACGTGCTCGCAATCAACATATTACAACTCCAATTCACGGCCGTACAGATACTCGTACCGATTCCTCTTACTTCGAGTCGGAAGAGCTCTCCCTGTTGCCAGGGGATGTTACCGAGACCGGTTGCGTAGCCCGCGACATAGAGGAGCATGGAAAGGAGAACGGGGATGGATAAAGAGCGGGGGTAGTCGTGGTCCTCGATGAGGATGCCGTTGGTGGAGAGTGTGAGGTCTGAAGGGAAGAATTATCAGTAAGGGTGGAGCACAGGTTgtagaggaggaaggtgcTTAcagtagaagaagatagcCGCGAGGACGAGGGCGAGGGTCATAATAGGAAGGGTGAAAAGCATAGTTCTTCGTCGTCCCACAGGGTCGACAATCTTATtaaaggaaaggaagttAGCTGACGTCCTTGGACCATTATGAAGAAACTCGCCTTGAGAGCGACGAGGGTGAACAAAACGTTGACAGTAGCGACGATCAATCCGACGGCTGTAGCATTCTTGAATCCAAGCATGGCGAATATGGTTGCAGAATAGTACATCAGAGTGTTGAAACCGCATAGTTGTTGGGCTGCTTGCAATCCACATCCGATGACTAATCCTCAATCAGCTCTTACTGACACATGCATTTCGAAATGAATGAAGACGTACTTAGCGCTCGTCGATTGGTACCAACCATAACCAAACTCTTGAGCCTCTCAAACCATGTAGAATTGGCGTTATACTCGATACTCTGATCGACAGCAGCTTTCATGATCTCGACTTTTCTGTCAACCTGCTCGACTTTTGCGAGAGGGTAGATCTTGGCAGTAATAGCTCGTGCGCCAGCAACGTCAGAGCGGAGCAGAAGAATACGGGCTTCCTAGAGTTAGTTCATAATAAAAAGCGCTCCGAAAGGGAACATACGTGATTCGGGAAGGAAACCGATTGAAGCGAGTTGAACAAACGACGGCATCGCGCCAAGTCCCACAATCCATCGCCAACCATTATGCGCATTTTGGAAACTGGCACCAATAGCTATGTTCATGGTCAGACTTCCACCCCTTGAGAGAATACGCGAGGCGTACCGTAAGCGACGACTTGACCCAAAGTGATAGCGACACAGTTAATGGTAACCAATCGTCCTCTAATCATGGTAGGCGCCAGCTCTCCAATATACAATGGCACAATACAGCTCGCGAGACCGACACCAAGTCCAACGATGAATCGACCGGCGATCATCACTGCCACAGTGTGGCAAGCTGCTTGACAGATAGAACCACCGATAAAAGCGACGTTGGCAAACACAATAACGAGCCTTCGACCTGTAAAGTCTGAAATGCAACCTGCGGCAAGACCTCCTAATAATGCACCGAGAGTTGTGGCAGAGGTGATCGCTTCTTTTTGCCAGCTTGATAATATTGTGCCAAGATCGTCCTTGATAATGACCAGCATACCGGAGATGGCGGCCGTGTCATAGCCTGATGTTCCTTACCACATCAGCCATCCCTTCTTAGACCTCGCCACGCATAAGATATACTGACCGAATAGTAAGCCTGAGATCGCAGCAGCCAACACCAGCGTCCACACGAACTTGGTTATTCTACCACATTGATCATTAGCTTCATTCAGAGGTAAGCGGTCCCCAAATCTTGAAAGGTCGAACTCGCAAAGCGGATTCTACCGCAAATGGATCCGAGAATGAATGGGTGGTCGCGACTGTACTCAGCTCCTATAAGTCCACGACCTAGGTTGGCTCGGTAGGGCTTCGTATAGGAAATGTGATGCCAAGTATTCCACCGCTCCTCACATTTATCAAATCTGTCTATGAAGGTCATCTAGCCCTCGCCAGAGGGTGAGGCTGTTATGGTTTTAAGAATTGATAAAATGTTTGCCCCGTGGCCTCGGTCAAACCTCGCGTAGCTTCCGACCCCCCGCACGACATAACAGGAAATCAACTTACTTATCTTCGCCTTCCACGATGACTGCTCCGTCATCCACCTCGCCCAGAAGGGCGACCCTCTCCGCGACCTTGCTCATATCTCTCTCGACATTGCTTTCCGGCAATCGACCATCGGAGAATTCCAGCGACGCGGGCGTGGAGGAACCAGAGTGTGTCGGGGATGGATAGCCGCTGTGAGATGTGCGGATGGGTGCGTAGATGTTGGGTTGGGCTGGTCCAGCTGACATTGCGGCTCAATCTGGGTCCATAGGAGAGTTGATTTGGACTGACGAATGTAGGTGAGAAATGCCGAGGACAAGGGTTTTTGGACCTTCGTTCACCGCGTTTGCCGCCCCGACACTCGGCCGTCGGCCGCCGCTTCCTTTCACCATAATAAACATTCACAAAGGGCCATTCATACACATAATTCCGACATCGGGGTATTGAAAGGTGCCGCATGTAACGGTGTATGTATTGCAGCACAGTTCATCAGCAGCGCAATCTACAGATTATCGCATCGCGGTATGAATAAACAGAGGGCCGGCGGCGTTCTATTTCTTGATATTGCATGATGTTTGGCTGGCCCCTTTaacttctcttcttcttctgaggCCAGTGGGACGGTTTCATaactcgtcctcttcccattttACAGCTGTCAGATCTGTGAAGTTTTTATATCTGTGAATCTCAAATTCTCTATTTCGCCAGGCGTGCATCTGTCCTTGACGTCCACAAAGTTTAGCGGAttctcattcttccctttctgcGAGATCTTAGCTTTTTTGTTGTTCGATGTTGATGTGGTGCTGTGCTGGTAGTGCGTCAAGGCCCACTACTTTGAATAAGAATTAGCCTCCGTTGGCTAGAAAGACGAAGAGCATCCCGTACTACGCTAATCGATGTAATTCTTCAAGTACTCGAGTACTCATCAACGAGTCAACGCGTCCGCATTCTATCGTGGCTTGATTGACGAGTCACCGGTAGACGATCGCCTATATTACACCCTCGAAGGGTACTGCAACTAGCTCATTATCAACTAACTTGAACGGCATAGATTGGGGGCAGGAGACCGCCTGGGATGGTAAGGAAAATAGCAAAGTGGATTGGAACAATCGCGTTACTCTACTGTCACCCGcatcaccttcttcgtGTCCTCCTTGTTCGTTGggggaaaaagaaataaATGTCAAGATTCCCGATATCTTAATTGTCTTCacgagtggtggtggccTGTGCGTAACCGGCCTGCCATCGCGTCAGGCCGTCGGCCGCCGGAACTGTTGACTTCTTCGCGCTCAAAGTCCTCCGTCATCCGGCAATTCATTCGTCGACAGAGCCTTAATACAATCTCTGCAACTTTGCTTTACTTTTATTATTGCTCGTCAAGAGAAGGTTTTTTAGATGCGCCTACGCTTTACTTTCACCTTGGctttgctcttctccaattGGACCCTTGCAGCTCCAGCTTCCGACCAGCTAGTCCTGTCTAACAGCAATGCCAAACCCAGGCCTCTTGTAATCTGGTGAGTCGACCGAGTTTGAATCCATAAGGTGATATTAACTCCATCGAAGGCATGGCCTTGGAGATACAGCTCTCTCAACAGGTATTGAGAACTTTATCAACATGACTCAAACCATTCACCCGGGTATCTTTGTTCATTCGGTGCAGATTCCTGAAGGTGGGAGACCTGATGATGAACGTAAGGCTGGATTTGTAAGTTAAGATTTGCACACCTGAAGGAAGGGAGCTAAGGGATATATCAGTGGGGCAATGCTGGTGagcaaggtgaagaaggatgtgaGCAGATCAAACGGATACCAGAGCTTGCAGAAGGCGTACGTTAATGGACCGACTGTTTGATATGATTGAATCTCACTTCGGCACATATCAGTTTGACGGAATTGGATTTTCACAAGGTGGTCTCCTCTTGAGACATTATATCCAGTACTGTAACGGTCCTCCGGTCCATAATCTCATCACTTTCGGAACGCCCCACTACGGCATCTCCGCTCTCATCCCGTGCCCTACTCCCCCCACCCTGTCATGTTTGCTTGCAGCTCGGGCGGCCCGTGCTGGTATATATAGACCCTGGGCTCAAGACCACTTGGTGCAGGCCGCCTACTTTAGGGATACAGAACGGCTGGATGAGTTTTATGAAGTAAATGAATTTCTAAGGGATCTCAACGGGGAACGACCGTTCGCAGAGCGCAACAGCATCGAAGAAATCAACCGACGAAAAGgcaagagaggagagggaaaaggccTAAAGGGGCTGGATAACCTTGTAGCTATTATTTTCGATGAAGATAGTGAGTTTCGTATCTGAGCATTATCTGAAAAGTCTGCtgatctcctcctttcgCACAATATAGGGACGGTCTCCCCCGCCCAGTCTTCCCACTTTGCAACCTACGCACCCAACAACAAGACTGAAATTATCCCTCTTCATGAACAACCTCTCTACAAGGAAGATTGGATTGGGCTCAAAGGTCTAGACGAAAAAGGTGGATTGCGACTAGAGCATTGTCCAGGAGAACATATGGATCTTGGCGGGAAAAGGGGATGTGGTGAGAGTATGGTTAGGAAATGGGTTGGTTGGGTCTGAGTGTTCTTATATGGAACATGATTCCTGTTGGCTTTGACATTGCCGAATGATTAATGCATTTTAACAGAAGATAAACAACAAATACCTAAAACCAGTTGAACACAGATCCAAGAGACCACTAAATTTTATAGATCGTTTGATCCTCTCCAAACATGACTTCACTCTTCTCATCCATTCGTACCAAAGCCTGCTTCATCTCTCCAACACTGAAAACTTCTCCCTCGGCCATACCTTCGTTAATCTTGGGCATTAACTCAACAAATTCAATGGCACCGTTGTCATCAAGACTTTCTTCAAAGACGTGTGATAATTTTGAACGGAAGAGGTCGAGTCGTTCGTTAGAAAGTTCGACAGCAACTTCGGGCGCCGTGGGTGGTGAACGAGGGGCTTCTTGCAAAGCAAGTGATTCCTCGGCTTCTCGCATCTCGAAatcttcgtcgtcctctGGCACGGGGCCTGCTGCTTGTCTTTCCACCCGTctgttcttttctctcgCTCTTTCTCTCTGAGACTCTGTCACACCAACATCCCCATTCATTGACATTCTCTCCACACCCGCCTGcaattcctcttctccctcttcatcttcatcggaATCTACCTCGACAGACTGGCCGGCGTGATTAATCTTTCGACGTTTTCGGCGCTCGGGACGGACAACTTCTTTGAAGAGAGCAAATCGGAGGATCTCTTCGGCGGCCATGGCGTCCCGCTCGTCAACTCGGGTGGAGAGACGGGATTTGGCGTGGGCAGTAGAGAGACGAATGAGGGTTTCAAGGGTACGCGCGGTAAGAGGCGAAGTCTATAGACATTTTATTCAGTGTTATGACCTCAAAAGAAAGGGAGATCGATAACGTACACGTTTTTGGTTCGCTGCCATATCGTCATTACGCAAAGAGCTGTAAACGTTGACGATCCAGTCGGCCGCACCCTTGGTCAAAACGGGATGAATCCTGCTCTTCGCATACTGGATGTACTTCTTCACAAAGGCGATACTCAAaacctctttcttcttgttggcACCTCGACCGGAAGTGGTCGTCACACCAgagtggagaagagggttgAACTTCTCAAATACGGGAGTTTCGGAAATACGCGATTCAACAGCGTCGCCGCCGACATCGAGGTTTTGCTCGAGGTTCTCAATGGGAGGCGCACCTACGGGACGAAGAAACGATTAGCTGTTCGATCCTCACCATCTAAGGGCAATGCAGGTCAG
This genomic interval carries:
- a CDS encoding expressed protein encodes the protein MPHRPSPKPPSSLPSPSRPQESQIEVLYNTAVQSFVRRDHVKTQATLARLLESLKKKRIGPYRTWYKLDGAKPDNENSEAAANDDWMVKTLKLLISSTASLYADPPNNTTALPELLVSMLPPKSPKEILSYLQHRCMSAYYSKGATAHLLPPQLVSTLILASLKLSPQRSALDFAHSMTESWIASLPDSLILSISPTSSYRPKDPIERKRVESAREGYLKVVELFIGEVLSREEEWEMARGFLEGEVVMSSKKKETLYKHLRTLESKASLPSLAPSPSSSLILPSSSDSLSIEEEKESKIRSRLSRSSSTSSSSSSSSEATARPGTSQNGGLLGTGLALGQRMEQLRQIRKAGKDRGEESPRPGSIASQASGSGISESTYRLVHSNFRRNSSSRRGNDVPTSRPDNLHHILQSLLGRLPTSLSTTLQSLSPVVLTVITIPLPLLIIFTIIRLRRSRFARQQTTVVGGARGGSRNTVLQVQHRLQRVRTQQRGWWDWVLWYLRWWLAKFAGVWKLGTTITYV
- a CDS encoding ITR1, putative, with amino-acid sequence MSAGPAQPNIYAPIRTSHSGYPSPTHSGSSTPASLEFSDGRLPESNVERDMSKVAERVALLGEVDDGAVIVEGEDKITKFVWTLVLAAAISGLLFGYDTAAISGMLVIIKDDLGTILSSWQKEAITSATTLGALLGGLAAGCISDFTGRRLVIVFANVAFIGGSICQAACHTVAVMIAGRFIVGLGVGLASCIVPLYIGELAPTMIRGRLVTINCVAITLGQVVAYAIGASFQNAHNGWRWIVGLGAMPSFVQLASIGFLPESPRILLLRSDVAGARAITAKIYPLAKVEQVDRKVEIMKAAVDQSIEYNANSTWFERLKSLVMVGTNRRALIIGCGLQAAQQLCGFNTLMYYSATIFAMLGFKNATAVGLIVATVNVLFTLVALKIVDPVGRRRTMLFTLPIMTLALVLAAIFFYYLTLSTNGILIEDHDYPRSLSIPVLLSMLLYVAGYATGLGNIPWQQGELFRLEVRGIGTSICTAVNWSCNMLIASTFLSLMDAATPSGAFGIYAGFCVIGWLFCWMLYPETSGLSLEEVYFVFEEGFGIEKSQQLRKQKLEESAKLKAIFE
- a CDS encoding palmitoyl-protein thioesterase, putative; its protein translation is MRLRFTFTLALLFSNWTLAAPASDQLVLSNSNAKPRPLVIWHGLGDTALSTGIENFINMTQTIHPGIFVHSVQIPEGGRPDDERKAGFWGNAGEQGEEGCEQIKRIPELAEGFDGIGFSQGGLLLRHYIQYCNGPPVHNLITFGTPHYGISALIPCPTPPTLSCLLAARAARAGIYRPWAQDHLVQAAYFRDTERLDEFYEVNEFLRDLNGERPFAERNSIEEINRRKGKRGEGKGLKGLDNLVAIIFDEDRTVSPAQSSHFATYAPNNKTEIIPLHEQPLYKEDWIGLKGLDEKGGLRLEHCPGEHMDLGGKRGCGESMVRKWVGWV